The following DNA comes from Magnolia sinica isolate HGM2019 chromosome 18, MsV1, whole genome shotgun sequence.
CAAAAAGAAATAGCCAAAACCCCTTAAAATAGTAGGTCCGCTCGAACCACAAAAATAACTGAAAATCAGATCGTAAAGTCAGGATCAGCAGATCGCATATCTCTACACGGATCTAACCTCAACAAAAACTGCTCGAAATTCGATCGTAGATACAAGATTCAATACAATAACATGAAAAAAAGCACAAACTTCGCCGTAAGTCCAATCATAGAATCAAATcaaatacaataaaataaaaccttTTCGTAGATTAAAGATCCATAACAATAAcataagaaaaacaacaaaattcacaataaataaatcaacaactcaaAAGACTACATATAACAGCTGAAATCCCGATCGTAAGTTCAAGATCATATTCAATAACGCCACCACATAACATGAAAATCAGAAACAGATAACGAAAATCTCATCCACAGTAAGATCTACAccgtaaataaaagataaaaatacctAAAATTCCCTTAAAATAGTAGATCTATTGATGTAACAACATCTATCTAAATCTAGGCcgtgaaaagaaaatgaagaaaaataaaatttctgaATCTGAAATtacagaaaggaaagaaagaaaacggACATACCTTGAGAGAGAAGGGTTTCAgaagctttttctttttctttttccttaaaacaAGGTATATATACCCCAAAGGGCGAGTCGGgacgagtcgagtcgggtttcgggccgagtcgggctgaactgggacctatccgagctcgacccgaactcagtttcgggccgaagaaaatggcctgtcccaacccgaactcagttccgggtcgggccgagtcgagctttttcgagccgagtcgagtgagttaaccaggctagctcggttcgtgtagaCCCCTAATTgtacccgtcactttgtactgcaaccccgtcactttgtattgcaaccctatcactttgtctattgtaccccatcactttgtaccgcaaccctgtcactttgtctgctgaaccctgtcactttgtactgcaaccccgttactttgtactacaaccctgtcactttgtctactgaatcccgtcactttgtactgcaacataatcactttgtctactgaaccctgtcactttgtactgcaaccccgttactttgtactacaaccccgtcactttgtctactgaatcccgtcactttgtactgcaacataatcactttgtactgcaaccctatcactttgtctaccgaaccccgtcactttgtactgcaaccccgtcactttgtctactgcagtataaagtgacggggttcagtagacaaagtgacgggattgtagtacaaagtgatggggttcactagacaaagtgacggggttgcagtacaaagtaatggggttcagtagacaaagtgatggggttgcagtacaaagtgacggggttcactagataaagtgacgaggttgcagcataaagtgacggggtatagtagacaaagtgacgaggttgtagcacaaagtgatggggtacagtagacaaagtgacgatgttgcagtacaaagtgacagagttcagtagacaaagtaacggggttgcagtacaaagtgacggggttcagtagacaaagtgacggggtttactagacaaagtgacgaggttgcaacactaagtgatagggttcagtagataaagtgatggggttgcagtacaaagtgacggggttcagtagacaaagtgacgaggtttggattagATTCAATCGTAATAAATGGTGAGCGTGACTCTctctactattttctgtggtggggtccactcgagttttggatctgattcattctttgactcatgccctaaaatgatctctccaaatggatggacggtatggatacaaaacatacatcatagtggaacccaTATAAATAAGTGACATCATTTCAGTAGCGACTCTCACTAGTCAATGTTTcactgaatcccaaatggaaatgaaagcggattggccactccccccaccaccagcccggtggtggtggtggtcggtactctgtgggccccaccatgatgtatatgtttcatctattccgttaatctatttttacatataattttaggggttaatcccaaaaatgagacggatataaatctcatatggaccacactacatgaaaacaatggtgattggatatccatcattaaagtcctcttagggcccaccgtattgtttatttgacatccaatctgttggtttggtcataaagacccagatgaagggaaaagcttgatccaaaacttttatggcccccaaaaagttgctaatggtcaacattcattcaacactatttcatgtaatgtggtccacttgagattgggttatacctcatttttggtcttagtcatttttggtcttagaccataaaatgatctagaaaaataaatggatggcatggatgaaacatatacatcatggtgggctcacatagtaccgagtggcaggggagtagctagtccgtttccaatggaaatCGTGGACGCGGATTCACCGGAGAAAGCctcttgcatgaagttccagcaccGGGAtgtatagtggggtccaccatgatgtttgtaagaatttcaatccattcatccatttttagagctcattttaagacatgtaaccaaaaaaaaaggatgatcaaaaactcaactacgccaaacaagatgaaacagtggagaaagaaattcctacaattgaaaccttcttaggcatcttgatgtttatatgccatccagcctgtttataaggtcatttttactaagatgaagtgaaaataccaaaatattagaccgatgcaaaacttttgtggccatataaatatttcaacggtggacactaaatccccactgtttcctcttgtgtggcgcatttgagttttgtatacaccttagttttggtattatgtcctaaaatgatatctaaaaatggatgaacagattggatttatcatgaacatcgcagtgggcccatccggaatccttacacaggatcttactgcaaaaggctttggttggaaatccgcgtcccccatTAAACACGTGAAATTGGATTGCTTACTAGTCttatcgcactgagtaaactctgttgggcccactgtgaattcatgtggtttatccacgccatccaaatgttttttcaaatcattctaggggttaagcccaaaacagaagtatatcaaaagctcaagtagaccataccaaaggaaacagtagaagtattgattttcaccattgaaatgtttctaagcccctgatgatatttatttttcatctaaactgttcgtgagatcacaaagacatggatgaatggaaaaaaacaaatatcatcatgatataaaacttctgtgggcccccaacaacttttcaacggtagaattcaattcacactgtttcaggtggtgtggtccacttgatctttcgatatgattaatttttgttgtaaaaccctaaaattagatgataaaagagatggatggagttgatgcaatgcacgaatgacgacggtgggctccacaaactttactcagtacgcttaccctcCGAGTTACTCAGCAAGCAAACTGCTTCCGTTTAACGtccgttatacttcttattaaatgtatttttttaatatatttaaaaaatctgatgacgTGGCATTtacagtgacgttgaccaatgaaaacgctggaggcagggagttcctgcctccgggaggcagaggatccgcactctttgAAAACTATCGTGGACTCGGCTGGCTGCTCTTTCaagctatttgatactctggcagcatgTGGTCCTTGATACGCACGCACTAacaaattatacacgtggcatgcattaactcaaattaagctGATCACAAATTTGTAACATCCAAGCTGCAGTCCAAAAGTCAGACTGCTTGAGCAATTCTAACTCTATTTCATGAACACTAGTTCTCCCACAACTTGAAATATGGCTATTGGGTATTATTCATCTTGAACGGTCCATAAATGTTCACCAATCCTATTGTCAGGTAATCAAATCAGCATAATAATTTGCGCGCTATGGGTGGCTAATTGCGCGCTGAGGGTGGTATTTTGTAGTAAAAGCATAATGGTAATTTTTCTGTCTGTTTCAAAAGACACCGTATGTTTGTCATCTATTTGAAAATATGCAAAGTACACCTATGGGCCCTACCATTGCAAATTTCAACTCTTTTTGAAGTAAAActgtatgggcccaccatgatgtatgtgttacatctacatcattcaatcattttttaaaaatcactttagggcatgtgcccaaaaatggagcagatctaaagatcaaatggaccacaccacaaaaaaagaaaaaaggaaaaaaagaagaagcaatcgTTCAATAGTGGATTACATTATTTCTACTATgcgtaacttttttttttacacactcacgCCCACCCCACGTACTCTCGCACGCTCACACCATAACGGGTGCCTAAATCCAGGACCTTCTGTTGAAACTCCATAGAGTCTACCACTGGCAAGGCAACAGGTGCCATCATGAGCCACTTGAACTAAAGAACTAcctcattcttgggctcatgccctaaaatgataaaatGAACAGATGGTAAaggatgaaacatataaatcatggtgtggcccacagagttttgccaTGTAGTACTATAATACCTAACCATGAATGCCTTAGTTATCTAGAAATGCaatggtaaataattattacttatgtACTTCTTATTACTCGACATTACAACCATTCAAATAAACCCTAAAATGCCAAAGAAATTTCAAAGTGCGCTcacatcatccatcacattctgaCAGCATATTGGAGTTTTTCTCTATTATTTTAGCATTGCCTGTCTTAGTTTGAGAGTTATTTCGGTAAAAAATTCTTTTATTTAACAGAACCATGTCATCCGTGTAAATCATGTTTTATAAGCATTTTCTATGTCCCCAATAAAAATACGCTAGTTAATATGTATGGTTGTATGATGCACTTATTTACTAACTATGGTTGTGACTAGGGATATAAATGTTGTTGGGGATAGTGTTAAAAAAATCAATGTTTAGTTGCTCCTTGACCCATATTTTATGAATCAATTATTCATCAACATAATTAATTTATGTGGAATATGCTTATTATTATGAATTTGATGTCTTAGATGGGAAATTTGAATGTAACTAGATAGATGTGATCTATAGATCTCAATGTCTTGACCATGACCATATAAATACTTGAATATACATATGACATTTAGATTGATTACAGGTGTATCCCATCTTATTAATAGAATATTTAGATTTAAGACCACCACATATGCAAGCCCGTAGGGTTGTCAATAGGGACTTGGACTTGTGAGTACCTGATGCGCCCAACCTGAATTGTTTTGGGTCAGGTCTCATATTTTGGCTTGATAAATGGGGTCACTCCTTTTGGACCCAATTAAAAATTTAGTCTAGTTGGGTTTGGGTCCAATCCATGTGATGGATGCAACCGATAAAAGCCATGTTGGGTCAAGTTTCAATTAGTTCTAAtagtaaaattatatatatttgacATGTAGACTACCATATGAGAAGAAATGGAGTTTTTTAAGCCACATATAATTATTAAAGCCCCTTAAAACACCATGCATGTGTTGAAGTATCAAAGTAGCCCAAGTGCGTGCAGTCTAAACCATGCATGGCGCAAGCTCAACCATGTAAATGCTTTTATTTGCCCCAAACCCAACTTAAAACCTACATTCAAAGTCAGTTCTGGGTCTTTAACAACTAGACCCGAACCTAGCAAGATCCAAACCCGATTAGCCCAGCTATGGGTACTATAGgatccaacccgaacccaacccattgacagtCCTACAAGCCCGTCCAGTCCAATTGCATCAAATAAGTTGGCTTGGTCTGGGCCATCATGCTGGAAGTCCAGCCCAATCAGCTACCGGGCCTCAAAACTCATCCCCAACCCCAAGCACATAACATGGCCCATTAGCATCAGCCAAAATCATATCCTTACGGCCCAAATTCATGGCCATAGAAGAGATGGTCCAAgaagcctatatatatatatatatatatatatatatatatatatatatatatatatatatagcggcaTGTGTGCCTCTCCACGTGCACCGAGCTGCCATGTGACACGTGTCAGACATTCGAGATGTGCATCACTTAGGATCCACCGTACAAAAACTCAGGTTGCTTGATGATCAACAGCGGTCTAAGAATCATGAATAGAACGAGACTTCAGCAAGATCTTCTACACAGTGGGTCCCAGCTGATGCACGGCTTCAATGTCCCCCAGGCAGGCATGTACGGCtgcaaattcttttttttttttttttttttcctttaaaaaaaaaatctgagatCAGGTGAGCGGCGTTTGAAGTTTGAACAATTTCGCCCCCaacagttagttttttttttccaggggAGACCTTTGGACATACGAAGGATATGAGGGGAAATTTGAAATGAAGGTAGGGGTGTTTTAAGAACCTGAAAATATAGTCGTTGTCAgtttaatggtttggatttcatctAAAAAAGCATGCTTATGCAAGTAGCCGTTCTCCTTTTGCTAGTGTGTAACTCGCACAATGGTATGCAGTGAGGGGTGCAACAAaggctgtgtagggcccaccatgatcaatgTATGAAATCCACTATATACATCCATTGCACCGATGTcagcaaaaaatgaggtggatgtaAAACTTgcgtgggccacaacaaaggaaagTGGGGATGGGTTGCCAACTATAGAAAACATCTCTCGTCCAAACTTCCTCCGTGTGCACGTCCCCCACGTGGGTCTTTAATGGAAGCgattatttggatttaattcactatgggcctgtttggtagacacctaaaaatgagttcatctcattctagCTAATGgcgattatgtattagagatcatattttCTTTTAGTAAAGATAAAAAATAACCATGAGAACCAACACTCATGAGCTCCAATACATAATTACAATCAACAAAGATGAGATGAACTCCTTTTCAGGCATCTATCAAACAGGccctatatatacatacatagacacacaaacacacaccccGACATTTCAGTCACAAGAAAAGGAGGAAATAGAGATTCTCTAGTACAGAACTTTTACACCAGGAGAAACAGCAGTGacattttcaaattccatacaaaAACACAAGCTATCTGTAAATGTAGGTGATTGTTTAGCCAAACTCATCTGAAACTCCTGACAGGGAATTTACATATCCGCATTTGAAATCATACAGTTATGTACTTTAGAACAGCTGCACGGATCTTCTCCATATACTCCGCCACTTGTTCCTGCAAGACAAACCAGGCGATTGGGGAATGAGCTAAACCAGCAAAAGCACCCTAACAGTCACTGAAGAGGAAATAGCCTAATTGTCCAAACCTGGTCATTCTGGTGTGCACTCGCTATATTTTCATCGAGAAGGGCCAACAAGGACCTATCAAGCTCATTCCGCTCAACCATATCAAGTAACTGCTTAGAAGATAAAAGTGCATTATGTAAGTTGCACCATCTCAGCCATGGCGAAACCCCAAATCAATGATTGAAGAGTAGAGTGGACTTGAATGATCTCCAACCCTAGAGTGTGTATAGAATCCTCAGGTTTTCAGATGTACTTTTAAAAGTTTACCTcacgggccccactgtggattGAACATGTCCAAAAAATCTCCCTGATCAGAAAACCGTGCCCATCTAATCAATCATTGGAAAAATGGCAATGTCAGTCTTGGTCTGAAACGAAACAAGTCTCCGCACTGATACAGACCAAGGTGGGGCGAGTCGGACTGGTTTCAGACCCCAGAAGAGGTGCACTAGGGAACaaactaagggcccgtttggataccaccaaataagttactttttctacttgcagcagtagataagtaacttatttgagataagtttataaatcataagtaacttttttacttagaGGTACTTTATTCACTTCAACTTAattagtagaaaccaagataaactacttgaggcataagtagcttatcttaagtaacttacgatccaaacgccccctaaaatTCATGCATCTAATCTTTGGCCTTTTATCAGTTGATTGTGGACTGTTGCTATTGCTGGCCATCATTCAAAGGGTTAAGAGTTGTCTTCCAAAGAGATTTTTGGGCATAGTTGATCCACAATGGATCTCATCAGATAGATGGTCCCAATCCAATCAACCTATCCATGGGCCAAAATTGAACAAGCCAAGGGTGAGAGGAATAGAGGATATTGTGCATATCTTCAGGTGAGGATCTATGATTTCCTTGAGAGTAAAGCAGTAGCCTTTTCATACAGTTGCTTTCTTGTCCTCCGATTGCAATATCTTGGCTAGCCTTTGCTTTGCTAGTACAAGTTCAGACTGCATTTTATCATATGCTTCTGCAAAAGAAGGTGAGGAAGAATAAATGTTGTTCACATATGAGGGGAGAAATAATCGTCGGGCAGCTGCCTTATGGATGACAACAGACCTGTTCCTTCTAGAAGAACTTTCTGCATTGCCTCCAGCTCAATCAATCTATCCTCCATGTCCTGCAAAAGCATCAGAACAGTCAAGAGTCGCATTCTACTCAACCATTCAGAGAATGTAAACTCAGACTTTGTTCTGAACCTTGGTTCTTGACACGGAAAATCGCAGTTGGCCCAGTTCGTTTTGCAGGTGCGTGAAAAATTCCTTGTCTAATCTGCATATCTCATGTGTTATGACATTTAATCAAAGAGGCAGGAAGAAGTAGCTTCAAAACATTGACAGTGAGGGATTGAGGTTGAATGAATGTGAACTGTGCAATCTCAAAATAGGGCAAGGCAGAATGTTTTGGAATCATATGCAGGTAAGTACTGTGCTCCTTTCATATGAAATGAACATGTTCAAGAAAAGTATAGTAATGACAATTGgcaaaatatgaaaataaaacGCTTAAGCATCGAATTTGACCAATGTTACGATGATGCAGCCCCCCCTTGTGCAGGTGGTATGGTGGGTAGGTGAAGCAGCGCTTTAAATGTGTGTGAGCAGATACACTTATATGGGGATATTTGGGGTACTCAAAACTCTCTCTGCCAAACTGTTCTATGTGCCTCTCTTACCAATTCCCAGCTTCCctagtgtgtttggatgcactgttgaattgaattgaaatttttagccaaataaaAGTTTACTGTAGTTTCCTCAGCATACATAGTGATGGATGAAATCCAAATTGCAATCAAGTTACTTTCAGGTTGGACTAGAAAGATGGACTAGAAAGAAGGACAGCTGCGAGTCAAAAGCTatttcctcattatgaatacCAGGGAACGCCATTAGcttttgtcatttcctcttgattaaacttaatgttcgcaattcaatttgctcgtgcatccaaacacagcagaCAGCATTAGAGCTACATCATCCATCGCTCCATCAAAATTTGACCACAAGAGAAGCTCTCATCGCGCCTTATAGCATAATTTCAATAACCTACATCCACTTGTCTAGTGAAAATGCACAGCTTTGTAGCTGTATGTACTTTTTAGTCATTAAAAAAATGTTCCTTCACTGGTCTCCTTGGCTCGTATCAATATCAACTAGGTAACCAGATCTTCGGTCCAAACTAGCTCACCAGCCATAATGGCCACATAGAGGCGtccacgaaccgggctagcccggttaactcgctcgactcggcccaaccCGGAACTAAGTTCGGTCCGTGACAGGCCATTTTTttcagctcgaaactgagttcgggccgagttcgaacaggtcccagtttggcccgactcggtccgaaacccgactcgacctggctCGACTCGGCtgtttacatatatatatatatatatatatatatatatatatatatatatatatatatatttatatatatatatatcctaattccttaccctaaccatttgaacttgccaaagcccttcccataaaCTTACTGTAAGGTTCGAAActagcccgaactcggcccgaacttgtCCGATTGCCGACCGGGCCGAGTTTGGGCTGgatatgttggcccggtgaccgggctgggccgggttgagcccagttcgactcggtttggCCCGATGTACACCTCTATGGCCACGGCTCTTTCATCCGATCAGTTGGGGATACATGAACATTCGAGAAAGGTTCATTAATTTGAAAAGGTGAGCAAGAAATAGAAGAATATATGAATGGACAAAGATAGACAGAAAAGTTTTAAGAAGAAAGAATCTGGTGAATAGTACCCAGAAAAGAAAACATAGCAGATTAAAATAGGATTATCAAATTATCAattcaaattgttgatttgtTCCAATTCATTAGGATTTCTCAAACCAACAATTACAATAAAAATCACAAAGCTAGTTACATCTCTTTCTATTTTCAAGAGAGCAATACTGGCACTCTCTTTGCATAGATGGGTATACCAAGGAAACACAAAGGCTAGTTTGAAGCAAAGCTCGTTTTCAAACCAGCGGAACATgtggaaaatataaaataaacaaaCCCAAGTTttagaagataataataaaaacaagCACGTCCCAAGAAATAACACAACAGACGTTTTGTCATCCAGAGTTTCTGTCAATTTGGTTAATGTGTTCTTCAGCTATCAACCTCTCActtccaaattattttaggcAAATTACAATACCATTTGAGAGAAGGAGATTTGGCTTCCTTACAAGAGGAGATTCCCATTAAGAATTCATACAGACCCCCTGGGGCTTGGGCCCAGACAGCAAAGGTTGTGGGTTTCCTTCTATAGCAAGGGTTTATGGGTGAttttgtaaaaaagaaaaaaaggacaaGGATAACTACAGGAGAGACTAAAAAGCAAGCATGTGTATCCACAATCAGCTTCTCATATCTACCACAAGCATAAGTTGCCACAAT
Coding sequences within:
- the LOC131232799 gene encoding uncharacterized protein LOC131232799 isoform X1, which translates into the protein MAALSIASASAIGRSTKSRRSCPSRRRISCIGWDPEGLLGPPQSGHIARREFQKRLEKDVDAREAFTRQVREERERRRALRQSRVVPETAAGLIEYFLDTEARELEFEIARLRPRLDKEFFTHLQNELGQLRFSVSRTKDMEDRLIELEAMQKVLLEGTEAYDKMQSELVLAKQRLAKILQSEDKKATLLDMVERNELDRSLLALLDENIASAHQNDQEQVAEYMEKIRAAVLKYITV